A stretch of the Aerosakkonema funiforme FACHB-1375 genome encodes the following:
- a CDS encoding sensor histidine kinase yields the protein MFDPSQILAAKIDQIVEKWMDAVRKDKHVESAKNLSDTALSNSLTILLDQLVKALSHSQAENRTTIIDASVEHGTHRAKEGFDPAEITWEYSILRRVIFSEIEPELLQCPPQEITRALDLINGVIDEAISQCFKSYVEGRLEEIDRIQAQLSLTNQELKRLVRASQDSLAYMAHEFKTPLTAIIGFSDTFLRQQRKAVKSEDSLPNIRNIERVLDGGRHLLHIVNDALELARYESGQIKLNLVPTQVSLIIDEVTEMIKPLAQAKNLDLQVNCDRAPVEAIVDPLRLQGILINLLSNAVRYTDRGCVIIECLAQADQKWSIRITDTGIGIAPHDRERIFEPYSQAFGKDARRDKESTGLGLAIVARLVKLLQGEIHLDSQKGVGSTFTVTFPLQITA from the coding sequence ATGTTCGATCCCAGCCAAATACTCGCTGCCAAAATTGACCAGATTGTAGAAAAGTGGATGGATGCTGTCCGCAAAGACAAGCACGTAGAAAGTGCAAAGAATCTATCGGATACGGCGTTGAGCAATTCTTTGACAATCTTGCTCGATCAGTTAGTCAAAGCGCTGTCTCACTCTCAAGCAGAGAATAGGACAACTATTATAGATGCGAGTGTAGAGCATGGCACCCATCGCGCCAAGGAAGGATTCGATCCAGCAGAAATTACCTGGGAATACAGTATACTGCGGCGAGTGATTTTTTCGGAAATAGAACCGGAGCTACTTCAATGTCCTCCCCAAGAAATTACACGAGCGCTTGACTTGATTAATGGAGTGATAGACGAAGCGATATCCCAGTGTTTCAAAAGTTATGTGGAAGGGCGATTGGAGGAGATCGATCGCATTCAAGCGCAATTAAGCCTCACCAATCAGGAACTCAAGCGGTTAGTTCGCGCCAGTCAGGACAGCCTTGCATATATGGCCCACGAGTTTAAAACACCGCTTACGGCTATTATTGGCTTCTCCGATACGTTTTTGCGCCAGCAACGAAAAGCCGTTAAATCGGAAGATTCCCTTCCTAACATCCGCAACATCGAGCGAGTGCTAGATGGTGGACGACACTTGCTCCACATAGTAAACGATGCGCTGGAACTTGCTCGCTATGAATCCGGTCAAATCAAACTCAATCTAGTTCCCACACAGGTAAGTCTCATTATTGACGAAGTTACCGAAATGATTAAACCCCTAGCACAAGCAAAGAATTTGGATCTGCAAGTTAATTGCGATCGCGCTCCCGTCGAAGCGATCGTAGACCCTCTGCGGCTACAAGGGATTTTAATCAATCTGCTCAGTAATGCCGTTCGCTATACAGATAGAGGTTGTGTTATAATAGAATGTCTCGCACAAGCAGACCAAAAGTGGTCGATTCGTATTACCGACACGGGAATTGGGATAGCGCCTCACGATAGAGAACGCATTTTTGAACCTTATTCCCAAGCTTTTGGAAAAGATGCTCGTCGGGATAAAGAAAGCACAGGTTTGGGACTGGCAATTGTGGCCCGATTAGTCAAACTGCTCCAGGGTGAAATTCACCTTGATTCTCAAAAAGGTGTCGGGTCTACTTTTACAGTGACTTTTCCGCTCCAGATTACAGCCTAG
- a CDS encoding ADP-ribosylglycohydrolase family protein translates to MQYSLLSRFRGALLGAAVGEIWGAYGNSWQLGVKQPSGQLYSWGRLVVRGTEGLIRQGKLDLADWRESPEETLPSPTDTGKHQDITASSYFPPKSVSGSGIVATVPVALFFHEDEAKLRQNLHQVADVWQDDSVLKDGTLAVGYAIALALKEKLDPATLIPQTLEYLDVETPLVQQLKQVQSLLDEGAGLEMTLATLMPRHSAPRPNAAIALAFYCFLSTLEDLRLSVIRASRCPQAQITGAIAGAISGAYNSIAGIPVGWRLALGDRHSSSGYENDSPLATLWGLNSEAELLRLAARLLAAWSGVYDADKFLIDTSIVAAVAAPKVIKPR, encoded by the coding sequence ATGCAGTACTCTCTATTAAGCAGGTTTCGCGGTGCCTTGCTGGGCGCTGCTGTAGGAGAAATTTGGGGCGCTTACGGTAACTCGTGGCAGCTGGGTGTAAAGCAACCTTCTGGGCAGCTGTATAGCTGGGGTCGTTTAGTTGTGCGCGGTACTGAAGGCTTGATCCGACAAGGAAAGTTAGATTTAGCCGATTGGCGCGAGTCTCCTGAAGAAACGCTACCTTCCCCCACAGACACAGGAAAGCATCAGGATATCACCGCTTCATCTTACTTTCCACCAAAAAGCGTTTCTGGTTCCGGCATCGTTGCGACTGTGCCGGTAGCTTTATTTTTCCATGAAGATGAAGCCAAACTGCGACAAAATTTACATCAAGTGGCAGATGTGTGGCAAGATGATTCTGTGCTGAAAGATGGCACTTTAGCTGTCGGATATGCGATCGCGCTGGCACTGAAAGAAAAACTCGATCCCGCTACCCTCATTCCGCAAACGCTTGAGTATCTTGATGTCGAAACGCCACTGGTACAGCAGCTTAAACAAGTCCAAAGTTTATTAGATGAAGGCGCTGGATTAGAAATGACTTTGGCAACTTTGATGCCCCGTCATTCCGCACCACGTCCTAATGCCGCTATTGCCTTGGCTTTTTACTGTTTCTTGAGTACGCTGGAAGATCTCCGCCTTAGCGTTATTCGGGCTTCTCGCTGTCCGCAAGCGCAGATTACCGGTGCGATCGCAGGTGCTATTTCTGGAGCTTATAACAGCATAGCCGGTATACCTGTAGGATGGCGGCTGGCTTTGGGCGATCGTCACAGCTCTTCCGGATATGAAAATGACTCACCTTTAGCTACATTATGGGGGCTAAATTCCGAAGCGGAGCTGTTAAGACTGGCAGCTCGTCTTCTCGCAGCTTGGTCTGGCGTTTACGATGCAGATAAATTCCTTATTGATACGAGTATTGTGGCAGCCGTTGCCGCTCCCAAAGTTATCAAACC
- the aroQ gene encoding type II 3-dehydroquinate dehydratase, whose protein sequence is MQKLSILVLHGPNLNLLGQREPGVYGSVTLDEINRLLEKEGQVLTAEVTALQSNHEGILVDAIHGALGRHQGILINAGAYTHTSVAIRDAIAGVALPTVEVHLSNIYKREEFRHHSWIASVAIGQISGFGAESYRLGLQALVNEIRKSQTSA, encoded by the coding sequence TTGCAAAAACTAAGTATTCTGGTACTGCATGGCCCGAATTTAAACTTGCTGGGACAACGAGAACCAGGAGTTTACGGTAGTGTAACTTTAGATGAAATCAATCGCCTGCTAGAAAAAGAAGGGCAGGTGTTAACCGCTGAGGTAACAGCGCTACAGTCGAATCACGAAGGCATCTTAGTAGATGCAATTCACGGTGCTTTGGGGCGTCATCAAGGCATTCTGATTAATGCAGGTGCCTATACCCACACCAGTGTAGCGATTCGGGATGCGATCGCAGGCGTTGCGCTACCCACTGTAGAGGTTCATCTGAGTAACATCTATAAGCGGGAAGAATTTCGGCATCATTCCTGGATTGCGTCTGTTGCGATTGGGCAAATCAGCGGTTTTGGCGCGGAAAGTTACCGTTTGGGGTTACAAGCTCTGGTTAACGAGATCCGGAAATCTCAAACATCAGCTTAG
- the glyA gene encoding serine hydroxymethyltransferase, whose protein sequence is MTNTNLEFLHQTDPTIAEFIQQELQRQRDHLELIASENFTSPAVLAAQGSVLTNKYAEGLPAKRYYGGCEFIDKVEQLAIDRVKQLFGAAHTNVQPHSGAQANFAVFLSLLQPGDTIMGMDLSHGGHLTHGSPVNVSGKWFKVCHYGVSQETEQLDYDRIRDLAKQHRPKLIVCGYSAYPRIIEFDKFRSIADEVGAYLLADIAHIAGLVATGHHPNPLPYCHVVTTTTHKTLRGPRGGLIMTNDPELGKQLDKAVFPGTQGGPLEHVIAAKAVAFGEALKPEFKTYSAQVIENARALANQLKERGFKIVSGGTDNHLMLVDLRCIGMTGKRADQLMGEVNITTNKNTVPFDTESPFVTSGLRLGSPAMTTRGLGTPEFIEIGDIIADRLLNPEDGTVAQECRRRVASLCDRFPLYPHLSIPVPALA, encoded by the coding sequence GTGACTAACACTAACTTAGAATTTTTGCACCAGACCGATCCGACGATCGCAGAATTCATCCAGCAGGAACTACAGCGTCAACGCGACCATCTGGAACTGATTGCCAGCGAGAACTTTACCTCGCCAGCTGTTTTAGCAGCACAGGGTTCTGTTTTAACTAATAAGTACGCAGAAGGGTTACCCGCTAAGCGCTATTATGGCGGCTGCGAGTTTATCGATAAAGTCGAACAACTGGCGATAGACCGCGTAAAACAACTGTTCGGCGCAGCCCATACCAACGTACAACCCCATTCAGGCGCTCAGGCTAATTTTGCCGTTTTCCTGTCCTTGTTGCAACCAGGGGACACGATTATGGGAATGGATTTGTCCCACGGCGGACACCTGACCCACGGTTCGCCAGTCAACGTTTCCGGGAAATGGTTCAAAGTTTGTCACTACGGCGTCAGTCAAGAAACAGAACAACTAGACTACGATCGGATTCGGGATCTGGCAAAACAACATCGTCCCAAATTGATTGTTTGCGGTTACTCAGCATATCCCCGCATCATTGAATTTGACAAATTCCGCAGCATCGCAGACGAAGTAGGTGCTTACCTGCTAGCCGACATTGCCCACATTGCCGGATTAGTGGCTACCGGTCATCACCCCAATCCCCTCCCCTACTGTCACGTCGTCACCACCACCACTCACAAAACTCTGCGCGGCCCTAGAGGTGGTTTAATTATGACCAACGATCCAGAATTGGGCAAACAACTGGATAAAGCCGTTTTTCCAGGCACTCAAGGTGGGCCGTTGGAACACGTCATCGCTGCGAAGGCAGTTGCGTTTGGAGAAGCCCTCAAACCAGAATTTAAAACTTATTCGGCGCAAGTCATCGAAAACGCCCGCGCTTTGGCGAACCAACTCAAAGAACGCGGCTTTAAAATTGTGTCTGGGGGCACGGATAACCACCTCATGCTAGTTGACCTGCGTTGCATCGGTATGACCGGCAAACGGGCAGACCAACTCATGGGAGAAGTAAACATCACCACAAACAAAAATACAGTTCCCTTCGATACCGAGTCGCCCTTCGTTACCAGCGGCTTGCGATTGGGTTCTCCAGCCATGACCACACGGGGCTTGGGAACGCCAGAGTTTATCGAAATTGGCGATATCATAGCCGATCGACTTCTCAATCCGGAAGACGGCACAGTTGCCCAGGAATGTCGCCGTCGAGTGGCTTCTCTATGCGATCGCTTTCCTCTGTACCCGCACCTCAGCATACCAGTACCCGCACTGGCGTAG
- a CDS encoding competence/damage-inducible protein A produces MTAEIICVGTELLLGDILNTNAQFLAQQLAQFGIPHYYQTVVGDNPARLQQVLAIACDRSEILIFTGGLGPTPDDLTTETIADFFGVPLEERPEILADIADKYNRRGREMTPSNRKQALIPQGAEILPNQWGTAPGIIWQPRPNLTILTFPGVPFEMQRMWQATAVPYLKSQGWGKEIIASRMLKFWGIAEAALAEKVAPFLNLSNPTVAPYASMGEVKLRVSAKAASAELADEMISPVAAQLQQIAGLDYYGADDDSLASVVGKLLQAANETLSVAESCTGGGLGSAIASVPGSSIYFQGGIISYDNQVKISLLGVNPDDLAQYGAVSETVAKQMAAGVRSLLSTTWGLSITGIAGPGGGTETKPVGLVYIGLAGPNGLVESCEHRFNPLQDRSLIRHFSTCSALDRLRRYLLS; encoded by the coding sequence ATGACCGCAGAAATTATTTGTGTCGGAACTGAGTTACTGCTGGGTGATATTCTCAATACCAATGCCCAGTTTTTAGCCCAGCAATTAGCTCAATTCGGAATTCCTCACTATTACCAAACGGTTGTGGGAGATAACCCCGCACGCCTCCAACAAGTGCTGGCTATTGCGTGCGATCGATCTGAGATCCTCATTTTTACTGGCGGTCTTGGCCCCACTCCTGACGATCTTACGACGGAAACTATTGCGGACTTTTTTGGCGTCCCTCTAGAAGAACGGCCAGAAATTCTCGCAGATATCGCCGACAAATATAATCGGCGCGGACGCGAAATGACTCCCAGCAACCGCAAACAAGCCCTTATTCCTCAAGGCGCAGAAATTCTACCGAATCAGTGGGGAACAGCGCCCGGTATAATCTGGCAACCCCGCCCCAACCTTACTATCCTCACGTTTCCAGGTGTGCCGTTTGAAATGCAGCGGATGTGGCAAGCAACTGCTGTCCCTTACCTGAAAAGTCAAGGTTGGGGTAAAGAAATTATTGCAAGCCGGATGTTAAAATTTTGGGGCATTGCCGAAGCGGCATTGGCGGAAAAAGTTGCTCCTTTTTTGAATCTCTCAAATCCAACTGTTGCTCCTTATGCGAGTATGGGTGAGGTGAAATTGCGAGTTTCTGCTAAAGCTGCGTCTGCTGAGTTGGCTGACGAAATGATATCGCCAGTAGCAGCACAACTGCAACAAATTGCCGGTCTGGATTATTACGGCGCAGATGACGACTCTCTGGCTTCGGTAGTGGGAAAACTCCTCCAAGCAGCCAATGAAACTCTCTCCGTTGCAGAATCCTGCACTGGCGGCGGTTTGGGTAGTGCGATCGCTTCTGTCCCCGGAAGTTCTATTTATTTCCAAGGAGGGATAATTTCTTATGATAATCAGGTCAAGATTTCCTTGTTGGGAGTGAATCCGGATGACTTAGCTCAATATGGGGCTGTGAGCGAGACGGTGGCCAAGCAAATGGCAGCAGGTGTGCGATCGCTCCTCTCTACAACTTGGGGACTCAGTATTACGGGAATAGCCGGTCCGGGCGGCGGTACGGAAACTAAGCCTGTAGGTTTGGTCTACATCGGGTTGGCCGGGCCAAACGGCTTGGTGGAAAGTTGCGAGCATCGCTTTAATCCACTGCAAGACCGCTCTTTAATTCGCCACTTCAGCACTTGTAGCGCTCTCGATCGCTTGCGTCGCTATTTGTTGTCCTAA
- a CDS encoding glycosyltransferase family 4 protein produces MPYPYHLIAFAVSALVVLWSTPAVNKFGLKSGLFDVPDKRKVHQRPMVRLGGVSIFAGTLIALLVVWWSGGFVDARGQILPPNQEYEIWGVTIGGLAFFLIGLADDLFGLSPFTRLLIEVIVASASWKAGVQINFLSMPFQDALPLPDWIGLPITVLWLVGMVNATNWIDGLDGLAAGVSGIAAFVMLIVSLFMGQPAAALIVAALAGALLGFLRYNFNPAQIFMGDGGAYFVGFTLAGVGVIGLVKTTAFTSFALPYVILAVPILDMSAVILDRLRHGKSPFIADKRHLHHRLLKAGLSHRLTVLFIYSLTLWAGSWALAFAGVPHGLLYALAGTLLLGFTSWKVWQYIARRKNENFSPPSP; encoded by the coding sequence ATGCCTTACCCCTACCATCTGATTGCCTTTGCAGTCTCTGCCCTAGTTGTCCTCTGGAGTACGCCAGCTGTCAACAAATTTGGCCTCAAAAGCGGACTGTTTGACGTACCGGACAAACGAAAAGTTCACCAGCGCCCGATGGTGCGCTTGGGAGGCGTATCCATTTTCGCCGGAACTCTGATCGCACTTTTAGTCGTGTGGTGGTCTGGCGGCTTTGTAGATGCCCGTGGCCAGATTCTCCCCCCAAATCAGGAGTACGAAATTTGGGGTGTCACAATTGGAGGTCTGGCCTTTTTCTTGATTGGCTTAGCGGATGACTTGTTTGGCTTGTCACCTTTCACCCGGCTGTTGATCGAGGTAATCGTCGCCAGCGCATCTTGGAAAGCTGGTGTGCAAATTAATTTTCTCTCCATGCCTTTTCAGGACGCACTGCCATTGCCAGATTGGATCGGTCTGCCGATCACGGTACTTTGGTTAGTAGGTATGGTCAACGCCACTAACTGGATCGATGGTTTGGATGGTTTAGCCGCCGGTGTGTCAGGTATTGCCGCCTTCGTGATGCTGATTGTCAGCTTGTTTATGGGTCAACCAGCCGCAGCCTTAATTGTGGCAGCCTTGGCAGGTGCGCTGCTAGGTTTTCTCCGCTATAACTTCAACCCAGCCCAAATCTTTATGGGGGATGGCGGTGCTTACTTCGTGGGCTTTACCTTGGCTGGCGTTGGTGTGATCGGTTTGGTAAAAACTACAGCTTTCACTTCTTTCGCTCTGCCTTATGTGATTTTAGCAGTACCGATTTTGGATATGTCGGCTGTGATCCTCGATCGTCTGCGTCACGGTAAATCTCCGTTTATTGCCGATAAAAGACATCTGCATCACCGACTCCTCAAGGCTGGTTTATCACACCGCTTGACGGTATTGTTTATCTATTCCTTAACTCTGTGGGCGGGCAGTTGGGCATTGGCTTTTGCTGGCGTACCTCATGGGCTACTCTATGCTTTAGCTGGAACCTTGCTGCTGGGTTTTACCAGTTGGAAGGTATGGCAATACATTGCTAGGAGGAAGAATGAAAATTTTTCCCCTCCCAGTCCCTAG